Proteins encoded in a region of the Botrytis cinerea B05.10 chromosome 11, complete sequence genome:
- the Bcswp82 gene encoding Bcswp82 — translation MYSAVTNGLGGGGHEAPFQPTTINPQALNQGALNPAQAISPNVIPRGIKRSRSPDTYNEMPQVDNHIDDGDSKPRKRGRPMKVKSATNTLENSKQSQMPHSTSTSSQSGQPQTPHSQHAALPHNRTPVSNLTQAPVPKPTPKPVKALPTVRDHTTDQLGAEGDEYIPREYDEQGEKKVSAMGHLTDGREYRCRTFYVPNRGDKLFMLATECARVLGYRDSYLLFNKNRSLYKIIATQAEKEDLIHQEILPFSYRSRQIAIVTAKSMFRQFGSRVIVNGRRVRDDYWETKARKQGFTEDDLAGEKRPGAAKARDAAAAAEASAALAASHHHGDIYTGGPGHYGYPQPTVPSGMMGIPSATNQLPMITTLAPEQTDMRLRDYSSIQRPRQELAGTAYQDRTQPSSHADLSNHVNQAAEYSKQINQQRSRSHDYLERRWRQPHEVPGGGIVQATGNHDGLPSAQILRSPRASQSIAQQPILAHQNQQNISYSQASHQPGIVSQPPIRSAPSRQEQAAGRSPSIPIASASNMNQGTNSYQFGSQNQMWPSSQPQQSPQQHAFNPSYPSHPSQQSPHIQQSPHQPPPPPLRQPGNNPQMQPALQYSGMQSMGQNYSAPNRNIYQPDSNNQQFMQPTTSGSQPSSQGWAPQQPTGTSAAWGWTGQPQ, via the exons ATGTACTCGGCCGTGACAAATGGACTTGGAGGGGGTGGGCACGAAGCTCCGTTCCAACCCACAACTATTAATCCTCAAGCTCTGAATCAAG GAGCTCTCAACCCCGCCCAAGCAATTTCACCAAATGTTATTCCTCGGGGCATTAAAAGAAGTCGCTCTCCGGATACATATAATGAAATGCCACAGGTGGATAATCACATAGATGATG GTGACTCAAAACCACGAAAGAGAGGAAGGCCGATGAAGGTGAAGTCGGCCACCAATACCTTGGAAAATTCCAAACAAAGCCAAATGCCACATTCaacttcaacctcaagcCAAAGTGGCCAGCCGCAGACTCCTCATTCGCAGCATGCGGCCTTACCTCATAACCGCACACCAGTCTCAAATTTGACTCAGGCTCCCGTCCCTAAACCAACTCCTAAGCCAGTTAAAGCTTTACCAACCGTGAGAGATCACACTACCGACCAGTTGGGTGCAGAAGGAGATGAGTATATCCCACGAGAATATGATGAGCAGGGTGAGAAAAAGGTCTCAGCTATGGGCCATTTGACGGACGGACGTGAATACAGGTGTCGAACATTCTACGTACCAAACCGAGGAGATAAACTATTCATGTTAGCAACAGAGTGTGCTAGAGTACTAGGATATCGCGACTCATATCTATTGTTCAACAAGAATAGATCTCTCTACAAAATCATCGCCACCCAAGCAGAGAAGGAAGACTTGATCCATCAAGAAATCTTACCCTTCTCTTACCGCTCCCGCCAAATAGCGATTGTTACTGCAAAATCCATGTTCCGGCAATTTGGTAGCAGGGTAATTGTTAATGGGCGACGCGTCAGAGATGATTATTGGGAAACGAAAGCACGCAAGCAAGGATTTACTGAGGATGATCTTGCTGGGGAAAAAAGACCGGGCGCAGCGAAAGCCCGAGATgccgccgccgccgccgAAGCTTCTGCTGCTCTCGCTGCAAGTCACCACCACGGAGATATTTATACCGGTGGCCCGGGACATTATGGGTACCCTCAGCCAACAGTCCCATCTGGCATGATGGGTATTCCTAGTGCCACTAACCAACTGCCCATGATAACTACTCTTGCGCCAGAACAAACTGATATGCGTTTGAGAGACTACAGCAGCATTCAACGTCCAAGACAAGAACTCGCCGGGACTGCGTACCAAGATAGGACTCAACCTAGTTCACATGCGGATTTATCAAATCATGTAAATCAAGCAGCTGAATATAGCAAGCAGATCAATCAACAACGGAGTCGTAGTCATGACTATCTAGAACGAAGATGGAGACAACCTCATGAAGTTCCTGGAGGTGGCATTGTGCAAGCTACGGGTAATCATGACGGTCTTCCATCTGCGCAAATTTTGCGTTCGCCACGAGCATCGCAAAGTATTGCACAGCAGCCAATCTTAGCACATCAGAACCAGCAGAACATCTCATACTCGCAGGCTTCTCATCAACCTGGCATTGTTTCACAGCCTCCGATCAGAAGTGCTCCATCAAGACAGGAGCAGGCAGCAGGACGGTCTCCTAGCATACCAATTGCGTCTGCGAGCAATATGAATCAAGGGACAAATTCTTATCAATTTGGGTCTCAGAATCAGATGTGGCCATCAAGTCAACCGCAGCAGTCCCCGCAACAACATGCTTTTAACCCAAGctacccatcccatcctagTCAGCAATCGCCACACATACAACAATCCCCTCATCAACCTCCACCTCCGCCACTTCGACAACCAGGAAACAATCCTCAAATGCAACCAGCATTACAATATTCTGGTATGCAAAGCATGGGCCAAAATTACTCAGCACCAAATCGAAATATTTATCAGCCCGATTCAAACAATCAGCAATTTATGCAACCTACGACCTCCGGTTCTCAGCCTAGCTCTCAGGGCTGGGCTCCACAACAACCTACCGGAACTAGCGCTGCCTGGGGATGGACAGGTCAACCACAATAG
- the Bcnug1 gene encoding Bcnug1, producing the protein MPKVGKPKSKRVPVRLRHKIEKASVAKQKKARKEGKKNPEWRSRLKKDPGIPNLFPYKDKILQEIEEGRRRKTEEAAKRRADAKATKTGEQVEREVEARMEGVDEEDIELMDEDEDMDDDDDDSNPMAALLASAKAAAAQYEDDLVSGDEMDEDDDSESEEDDAFDGVKLSGLPTRKDGSRKAFDKVFKQVVDQADVVLYVLDARDPEGTRSKEVERMVMAAASGGKRLILILNKIDLIPPPVLKAWLIHLRRYFPTLPLRASGPAANAHTFNHSQLTVKSTSQTLFKALKSFAAAKQLKRSVSVGVIGYPNVGKSSVINALTSRLGGAGAACPVGAEAGVTTSLRSVKIDSKLTLLDSPGIVFPTAGDNSKASKIEEQARLVLLNAIPPKQIEDPVPAVALLLKRLSASQDMLNKLMDVYGLPPLVSVNGDSTSDFLIQVARKRGRLGKGGVPNISSAATTVITDWRDGRIQGWMDAPVLAIAPEKIAGAAVGEDVKGDQKEIVKEWAEEFKLEGLWGDSSSKDEAMEE; encoded by the exons ATGCCTAAAGTCGGAA AGCCAAAGAGTAAACGTGTTCCAGTGCGTCTTCGTCACAAGATCGAGAAAGCATCAGTCGCAAAACAGAAGAAAGCTCGtaaagaggggaagaaaaaCCCAGAATGGCGATCGCGACTAAAGAAGGATCCTGGGATTCCAAATCTGTTTCCATACAAAGATAAGATCTTGCAAGAGAtcgaggaaggaagaaggaggaagacTGAAGAGGCTGCGAAACGACGAGCTGATGCGAAGGCTACCAAGACTGGAGAACAAGTCGAGAGAGAGGTAGAGGCTAGAATGGAGGGTGTTGAcgaggaagatattgaacTTATGGATGAGGACGAAGATAtggacgatgatgatgacgattcTAATCCTATGGCAGCTTTACTTGCTAGTGCCAAAGCGGCTGCTGCGCAATACGAAGACGACCTTGTTAGTGGAGACGAGAtggacgaagatgatgactccgaatctgaagaagatgatgcatTCGATGGTGTTAAGCTCTCCGGATTACCTACACGAAAAGACGGATCAAGAAAAGCTTTCGACAAGGTTTTCAAGCAGGTTGTTGATCAAGCAGATGTTGTTCTATACGTCCTCGATGCTCGCGACCCTGAAGGTACCCGATCGAAAGAAGTCGAACGTATGGTTATGGCTGCTGCAAGTGGCGGAAAGAGATTgattctcatcctcaacaaAATCGATCTTATTCCTCCTCCAGTCCTCAAAGCATGGCTCATTCACCTCCGAAGATATTTCCCAACCTTACCATTACGAGCTTCTGGACCAGCAGCAAACGCACATACTTTCAATCACAGCCAATTGACTGTGAAGAGTACTTCGCAAACACttttcaaagctttgaaaTCATTTGCCGCAGCAAAACAACTTAAACGTTCTGTTTCGGTTGGTGTTATTGGATATCCTAACGTTGGAAAATCTTCTGTCATCAATGCCCTCACATCCCGTCTTGGTGGTGCCGGTGCAGCATGCCCAGTCGGTGCCGAAGCCGGTGTTACTACATCCCTCCGATCAGTCAAGATCGATAGCAAATTGACCTTACTTGATTCTCCCGGTATCGTTTTCCCAACCGCCGGTGATAACTCTAAGGcttcaaaaattgaagagcAAGCCAGACTTGTTCTCCTTAACGCTATTCCCCCCAAGCAAATTGAGGACCCTGTGCCCGCAGTTGCCTTGTtattgaagagattgagcGCTTCCCAAGATATGCTCAACAAACTTATGGATGTCTATGGATTACCACCATTGGTTTCCGTTAATGGCGATTCGACTTCCGATTTCCTGATCCAAGTTgcgagaaagagaggaagactTGGAAAGGGTGGTGTACCAAATATCAGCAGTGCTGCTACAACAGTCATTACAgattggagagatggaagaatccaaggatggatggatgcaccTGTCTTGGCCATCGCACCAGAGAAGATTGCTGGTGCTGCTGTGGGAGAGGATGTCAAGGGTGACCAAAAGGAAATTGTTAAAGAGTGGGCTGAAGAATTCAAGTTGGAGGGATTATGGGGAGATAGCTCTTCAAAGGATGAGGCTATGGAGGAGTAG
- the Bcsec26 gene encoding Bcsec26, producing the protein MATFLEQSYSLVHQDNAADVPSMSDLRTQLEKGTDESKVETMKRILTVMLNGDPMPQLLMHIIRFVMPSKYKPLKKLLYFYYEICPKLDASGKLKQEMILVCNGIRNDLQHPNEYIRGNTLRFLCKLRESELIEPCLAPTKACLEHRHAYVRKNAVFAVASIFQHSESLIPDAPELIAAFLETESDHTCKRNAFAALVSISHDKALAYLSSVFDGIPNADELLQLVELEFIRKDAVQNSQNKARYLRLIFDLLEAGASTVVYEAASSLTALTNNPVAVKAAASKFIELSIKEADNNVKLIVLDKVDLLRQKNEGVLDDLTMEILRVLSSTDIDVRKKALDLALEMVSSKNVEDVVLLLKKELSKTVDQEYEKNAEYRQLLIHSIHQCAIKFSEVAESVVDLLMDFIADFNNTSAVDVISFVKEVVEKFPKLRPSIVERLVSTLSEVRAGKVYRGALWIVGEYSLEANDIRDAWRRIRASLGEIPILASEQRLLDEATDGQEPKEPEQTNGHSKAAPTGSRRVLADGTYATESALTSQSAVTAKLEAVKAAQKPPLRQLILDGDYYLASVLSSTLTKLVMRHSEISSDTARTNALRAEAMLIMISIIRVGQSQFVKAPIDEDSVDRIMSCVRSLAEVAQNKQLESAFLQDTRKAFRDMVQVEEKKRAAKEAVEKAKSAVQVDDVVSIRQLAKKNTIDGADEIELDLEKATGGDSSVEDLSSKLSRVVQLTGFSDPVYAEAYVTVHQFDIVLDVLLVNQTTETLQNLSVEFATLGDLKVVEKPTTQNLGPHDFQNVQATIKVSSTDTGVIFGNVIYDGASSTENNVVILNDVHVDIMDYIQPAVCTETQFRTMWTEFEWENKVNINSKAKTLRDFLDQLMACTNMNCLTPEASLKGDCQFLSANLYARSVFGEDALANLSIEKEGEDGPVTGFVRIRSRSQGLALSLGSLKGLNKVVEVA; encoded by the exons ATGGCGACCTTCTTAGAACAGTCGTACAGCTTGGTACATCAGGACAATGCAGCAGATGTACCTTCAATGTCAGATTTGAGGACGCAGTTGGAGAAAGGGACAGATGAGAGTAAAGTCGAAACTATGAAGCGCATTCTCACAGTTATGCTGAATGGAGATCCGATGCCTCAATTACTCATGCATATCATTCGATTTGTTATGCCTTCGAAGTATAAGCCATTGAAGAAGCTTCTTTACTTTTACTACGAAATATGCCCAAAGTTGGATGCCAGTGGGAAACTCAAGCAGGAAATGATCTTGGTTTG CAATGGTATAAGAAATGATCTCCAACATCCCAACGAATATATCAGAGGAAACACATTGCGATTCTTGTGTAAGCTCCGCGAATCAGAACTTATCGAACCTTGTCTCGCCCCAACTAAAGCATGCCTTGAGCACCGTCATGCATACGTCCGTAAGAACGCAGTTTTTGCTGTGGCTTCTATCTTCCAACACTCTGAGAGTTTGATCCCAGATGCCCCTGAATTGATAGCCGCATTTCTGGAGACAGAGAGTGATCATACCTGCAAGCGCAATGCTTTCGCTGCATTGGTTAGCATCAGCCACGACAAAGCTTTGGCATATCTCAGTAGTGTCTTTGATGGCATTCCAAATGCAGACGAGCTGCTACAACTTGTGGAGCTGGAGTTCATAAGAAAGGATGCGGTTCAGAATTCACAGAACAAG GCACGATATTTACGACTCATCTTCGACCTTTTGGAAGCCGGCGCTTCTACCGTCGTTTATGAAGCTGCTTCATCTCTCACAGCATTGACTAATAACCCGGTAGCGGTGAAGGCGGCAGCCTCGAAGTTTATTGAACTTAGTATCAAGGAGGCCGACAACAATGTTAAATTAATTGTGCTCGATAAGGTGGACTTGTTAAGACAGAAGAATGAGGGAGTTCTGGACGATTTAACCATGGAGATTCTGCGCGTTTTATCAAGCACCGACATCGATGTACGAAAGAAGGCTTTGGATCTAGCTTTGGAGATGGTTTCTAGCAAGAATGTCGAGGATGTTGTCCTACTCTTGAAGAAGGAGTTGTCGAAGACTGTCGACCAGGAATACGAGAAGAATGCCGAATACCGACAGCTTCTGATTCACTCCATACATCAATGCGCAATTAAATTCTCAGAAGTCGCTGAAAGCGTTGTTGATCTCCTCATGGACTTCATCGCCGATTTCAATAACACATCAGCCGTTGATGTTATTTCCTTTGTTAAGGAGGTGGTCGAGAAATTCCCCAAACTTCGACCATCCATAGTTGAGCGTTTAGTGTCAACTTTAAGCGAGGTTCGGGCCGGAAAAGTTTACAGGGGAGCTCTCTGGATCGTTGGAGAATACTCTCTAGAGGCCAATGATATTAGAGATGCTTGGAGGCGTATAAGAGCTAGCTTGGGCGAAATTCCTATCTTAGCTTCTGAACAACGTCTCCTCGATGAAGCAACGGATGGGCAAGAGCCAAAAGAGCCAGAACAGACCAACGGACATTCCAAAGCAGCCCCAACAGGCTCAAGGAGAGTCCTTGCAGATGGTACCTATGCCACTGAAAGCGCTCTCACAAGTCAATCTGCTGTTACAGCCAAATTGGAGGCTGTCAAAGCTGCTCAAAAACCACCTCTTCGTCAACTTATCCTCGACGGAGATTATTATCTAGCTTCTGTTCTTTCTTCTACCCTTACAAAACTTGTCATGCGCCACTCTGAAATCTCATCTGATACTGCCAGGACTAATGCCTTACGCGCTGAGGCCATGTTGATCATGATTTCAATCATTCGTGTAGGACAATCGCAATTTGTCAAAGCACCAATTGACGAGGACTCAGTGGACAGAATTATGTCTTGTGTTAGATCACTTGCCGAGGTAGCCCAGAATAAGCAACTCGAAAGCGCGTTCTTACAGGACACCAGAAAAGCATTCCGAGACATGGTTCAAGtagaggagaagaagcgaGCAGCTAAGGAAGCAGTAGAGAAAGCTAAATCCGCTGTTCAAGTTGATGATGTAGTCTCCATCAGACAGCTTGCAAAGAAGAACACGATAGATGGTGCAGATGAGATTGAACTAGACCTTGAAAAGGCGACTGGAGGAGATTCCTCAGTGGAAGATCTTTCATCAAAACTTAGCCGAGTCGTGCAACTAACTGGTTTCTCTGATCCGGTCTATGCTGAGGCATACGTTACAGTAcatcaatttgatatcgTTCTAGATGTTCTTCTAGTAAACCAAACAACAGAGACTCTTCAGAATTTGTCTGTCGAATTTGCAACACTTGGAGATCTCAAGGTTGTAGAGAAGCCAACTACTCAAAATCTTGGCCCACACGATTTCCAAAACGTACAAGCTACCATCAAGGTTTCCTCGACAGACACTGGAGTAATCTTTGGAAATGTCATTTATGATGGCGCAAGCTCAACCGAGAATAATGTGGTCATCTTGAACGATGTGCATGTCGATATCATGGATTACATCCAACCTGCTGTATGCACAGAAACTCAATTCCGCACAATGTGGACAGAATTTGAGTGGGAGAACAAGGTCAACATCAATTCGAAGGCCAAGACATTACGTGATTTCTTAGATCAACTCATGGCTTGCACAAATATGAATTGCTTGACTCCTGAGGCTTCATTGAAGGGCGATTGTCAATTTTTGAGTGCCAATCTTTACGCACGAAGTGTTTTCG GGGAGGACGCTCTTGCTAATCTCAgcattgagaaagaaggtgAGGATGGACCAGTCACTGGATTTGTTCGTATCAGAAGCAGGTCTCAAGGTTTAGCACTCAGCTTGGGGTCATTAAAGGGGTTAAATAAGGTTGTAGAGGTCGCATAA
- the Bcrrp1 gene encoding Bcrrp1 produces the protein MSTDIRDTKLIKELAANDKKTRDAALLSLRTYLSASRSLTPLDYLKIHSGLFYSMWMCDRPLPQQSLANSLASLLPSLSPSTQAPFYTGFWEIMSKEWERIDVLRMEKFLLLVRRYLAAGFEVVVSSSSAPAGKKNKTKASKKVISESGEQVLEVLSSIPCGSGPDAQRTPNGMRFHVIDIWIDELEKLGVIDAAKESEEGAEKLEKLLEPLRKLGKESINKTVRNKCKEALGDERLPGNEKKESAEGDDVEMSDASEGEEDGWGGIED, from the exons AAGTTAATTAAGGAATTAGCTGCAAATG ACAAAAAAACCCGCGATGCCGCCCTCCTCTCCCTGCGCACCTATCTCTCCGCCTCGCGCTCCCTCACCCCCCTCGACTATCTGAAAATCCACTCCGGGCTCTTCTACAGCATGTGGATGTGCGACCGACCACTCCCCCAACAGTCTCTCGCCAACTCTCTCGCCTCTCTCCTgccctccctctccccctccacccaAGCACCTTTCTACACCGGATTCTGGGAAATCATGTCCAAAGAATGGGAACGCATTGATGTGCTGCGCATGGAGAAATTCCTGCTGCTAGTGAGACGCTATTTGGCAGCTGGTTTTGAGGTTGTGGTATCCAGCTCTTCCGCACCTGCgggaaagaaaaacaagacGAAAGCTTCGAAGAAAGTGATTTCGGAATCCGGAGAGCAGGTATTAGAAGTCCTATCTTCCATTCCCTGTGGTTCGGGCCCCGATGCGCAACGCACACCGAATGGAATGCGCTTCCACGTAATCGATATCTGGATCGACGAGCTTGAGAAACTGGGTGTGATCGACGCAGCGAAGGAGAGTGAAGAGGGCGCTGAGAAATTAGAGAAATTACTGGAGCCGTTGAGGAAATTGGGAAAGGAGAGCATTAATAAGACGGTCAGGAATAAGTGTAAGGAGGCGCTGGGGGATGAGCGCTTGCCGGggaatgagaagaaggagagtgCAGAGGGGGATGATGTGGAAATGAGTGATGCGAgcgagggagaggaggatggatggggtgGGATCGAGGATTAA